The segment tttcagcaCCATTCTGGATAGTACATTTCTCTCTGCTTTTCTATGTATATGTTGTTGGCAATGTCGTGTATCAAGTAAAATTTGCTCAAGGCGCCGGTGATTTTATAAAGAGCTATGTCAATATATCTATATTGATAATAGCATCCAACAACAGCTACTGGTTTATAATGAAAAGGTTTACTaagtttttatgtattttattatatttctatacttccgggatataataataatctatatctgtgccaaatttcacccaaatcatTTCAATCGCTCTGGAGATATATtttgtgatggacctgccaatgcatagctttaagcaatgtgttaaaaacatttacttagtcgagattactacaacattgatgagttccatatatataaaagtacttggaggccattgaatcagcttccactttcacacaaaaagtaaaactataagaaattgtaatgttatcatcaattgtaaattataatactgtatgattttttaaaacagagccactgttgagtttcttgccggtttcttctcagcagaacctaccttccgaaccggtggtagaatctttacaaatagtcaactgacatgtcaaaagtgcttgtaaactgagcctacttgaaataaatgattttaaaattttactacttACAcggtttagtttagttttagtttttactgTGTAAGAGATAGTTGactagaatttataaaattgctaattttactattatttaatgattaatttacTCATATCGTGTATTTTATAGACCGCTCCTGAGAACTGTACTTGAACAAGTTGAACGAAATGATCGGCTAGCGTCGGATTGTGAATTTCTGAAGGAAAAGCATGTGCAGCTTTTGTCTGTTATCAAGAAGATTGTGATAGCTTTGTATGGATCTAATCTCTTGGATgccgtttttatttattttccaaaccgAATTAATCTatcgaataattatttttccatGTCACCTTGTGTTGGTAAGTCATTGAAATGTACACTTTCCAAATTGTTGCGTGTGActatatcaataaaaacatcAGAATCTCTTTTCTAAACATATAAATttctaaatacataattaattaatattatggtaGCTATTTGATTTAAGAACAAtgatttaacaatatatttaaacgccAATCCTTAGAGCCAAGCTTGCTCAAGACTATACCTTCTCTGGATAGCAATACGAGTAGTCCTTtgtattaaactagcggacccggtcaagcttcgctttgacctatgtatactttttcaatatccttaccctacccctacactactcctaccccttccctacccataccctattctcaccctacccctaccttacccttgAATTCATTTGTTCAATAAAGAACCGCTCGTTTTTGTgtaaacttcacataaaccatctactaaatagacCAAAAAAAGGCTTAACTGGTTTGGATAGGTGAcaccgttcttgagttataaaattacaacgaaaagtggcattgatttttatatatatatcaatCTCTAGATGTGTTAATCAGTTGTTGAGACATTGAGAATTTTGACCGGGGTCATAAGTTAAAAGCGTTGAAATCTGTaaagattttgtttaaattttaaaactgactaaacatttttttttcaggtcTAGAACCTTTGGATAAATCACCGAATCGTGATATATGTCATGCAATATTATTAACACAAGAACTATCAATAGCGACAGTACTTCTCCACTATCAAGCTCTTCTGCTGTTTCTAATAGCTCATACTACAGCGATGTATAAGTTGCTTTCTGCGGAGATGCTTGCCTTCGACGAGTACGAAGATTGCCAGGAAAGCAGTgacattataaaaaaacgttTGCCGTTTCTTATTGAGCGTCATGCTTTGATAttggatattataaaaaatcttaaagcGTTATACAGCATGCCGATTGGAGTTAATTTTGGTTCTAACGCCGTTTGCATCAGTTTGTTTTTCTACTTGCCTTTACCAGAATGGTTGATGTTCACTCCCATACTTTTTTATTGCTTTCTTGTTTTCTTTTTGTACTGTTTTCTTTGTCAGAGGTTGATTAACGCTTCGGAACATTTTGAGAATGCAATCTACAGTTGCGGGTGGGAGAAGTTCGAGTTAAATGAGAAGAAAACAATATACCTCATGTTACTGCTGGCACAGAAGCCTGTCACTCTTTTAGCTGCTGATATTATACCAGTTAACATTTATACATTTGCTACAACATTGCAAGCGATGTTTAAATTTGTTACTGTagtcaaattttaataatatttacttcgTTGCACATGCctaatcttataattaatatgtaattagtttaatttatctttgcACGTCATGCtatgtgttttattaaatttcacattaatattattacgtagTTTTCCCTGTTAACAGAGTTAATAaactgttttaaataattaggttcttttgatttttaacaattataaaattttgtaatgcctaatttgaaataatatgtGTGACCTTAAAAAGTAAAGGTTTAGTTGCAGTTTTAGGAGCGCAAATACTGCaataagcgatgatgcaatcatCATTATACCTACGCAGTTTCATTTGTTGgcgttagattattatttatttcatttatcaccagccgatagacgtccattgctgaATAAAGGCCACCTGTAAGGATTTCCGATTTCCGAACATTACATTCTCGAACTAACTTCATCCCGTGGCTATTCTCGACCTGTTTCATGTCACCGGTCCACATAGCCGATCACACTGAGGTTTTCGGCGTGGCGTCGCCTTCCTAGCACCCGCCATCGTCCATCCGTTTTTGAAGCTATGCATCCAGACCAATGCCATGAGAAGTTGGGAATGAATGAGAAGAAACTTAACCTTAAGTAAACAATTGTTAGTTTGCCTAAACGTCTTTGGGTACGTTTAGGCAACCCAAAAAACGAACAACTTCAGGAATACTCAACCAGCATATCAGTTTAAGGTGGGTTCGCTAATAGCTAAGTGTAAGTAAATGACTCCATTATGCTTTGATATCCAAATCAAGCGTATTTCAAGCGTAGTGGACCATCTTAGGTTTCTATGAAGTAATAGAAGGGTGTTGCAAAGTTTCTAAATAGGACGATGTTAGACTTGTTGGGTACTAAGTAGAGCGTTGTAAAGTGCCTATAATATCGAAATAGGAAGCAggtattataacataaaatattacctatgctgcatggtttaaaaaaaatagaagactTAGCTTTAGGCCTATGTCGTTCTCGGTTACTAAACATAATTGTTTCAGTTTAATTGGTGCTTAATTCAGCTGAACTGtccatttgttaattttatttagtatattttcagTTATATCTGTAAGTACCAACCAGTGCTAGATCGTCCGCCATTTCTACATGGTATGTTTCCTCACCAAgatctaattttaatattccATAAATATTCTACATATTGGGGCCCAGTATAATAGCCCTGTGGCACAACTAAATATATGCCAAACAAGAACTATATATATGAAGAACAAGAACTATATATATGCCAAAAGAGAACAGGTTCTACAAATCTAAAAATGATtgttatttattcaaatctcTCTTCATACGTAAAGTGTATAACTAAAGAAAATGATTTCCAATTTCAAGttccataaaattatatttaagtatatcttGATCTTATGATTAGCGAAGTTTAGTAAGTtactaatacgagtatatactaaATTGTGAAAATGTGATATGAGGTTAAGGAAAATCAGTCTCTAAAGATATAGTATTAAAGTAGAGTTTTGTATAGCAATCTTATCGTCGTGTCACATCTTGGCATTCTCAGTGAAAATGCCTTTGCCTTGTACAGCCAGTTTTGCTCAACAAACCATTCCAAGCGGattgtatttttgttaacatctatattttgaataatccGATTCGTCGGTTTGAGAATATCGATGTACCGATAATTTTTGCacactatttataataatattcagtgatcaaaattgttgaagaaatgaagttgttaattttaagtttgtgTATAATTGCTAATCTTAGTTATAATGGAAAAGCTTCTTTGGAAAGTTTTATGCCGACTAAGAATAATATGATATTAGCTGACACAACAAAAGGATCAGGTACGTGcctattgatattaaaaaaaaaaattaactatgtGTTAATTACTTAGATATTAATAAGGTCGTATTAGTTACTTAGTTATTTGTGATCACCGTATcataaagttatattatatttcagtttttcTACAGTTAGTAAGTGACCTTGAACTATTTGATGTGATTCATATGGGTAACTGTGTTGGTGATAAAAAAATCTGCAGTATTTACTGACACAGTtctgtatgtattattttaaccGATTCCCAGGTGAATTTATATACGTACATTTAACTTGACGTAGGTGTGGTTAGTAAGTAGGTCGTTATTCAAAAACACTTAcaactaagcgatttagcatttcaGATTAATACCaaatagaaattttaatttttggacCCTTTTCAAGTTAGTGTATCTATCACAGCAGCTTTACTTCAAAACTAAGTAAGATCAAAATttgaataacaatattattaagtaatataaGGGTTAAGTTGCCGAAAACCTGATTATTGATATTATAACTGTTTTAGAATTATATTAATAGCAATAGTTTAACTATTTAGATTCCTATTCTTAtaaacgtttaaaaaaatatatttttaagtactttAATGGCTTTTGTGGCTGTATACATAAAGTCATGATGATTCAATCTTGTGATGATGAGAAATGAAAGTAagtgaaaatatgtttttgatgacTCAGACCTACTTTAAATTTGTAACAAAAAGTTCAATGCATTACATTGATAACGATCGTTGAATTTGTAACAAAAGTCCAGAAAGATCGTGTAACAAGACCTTCAATTACTGTGGAAAcagtaaaatatacctaaaccaTGTTACTCAATCACAAACATATTTCAGACAAATCATGCAGCCGACCTTGTAAATTCAACGTGAAGCCACGCCGGTGCACTTATGATTTTGAAATTACTCCACTTATTGAAGAAAACGGAAGGCCAACACTTACTGTAAACACCTTGACACCGGGACCACCTATCCAAGTGTGTTTACACGACATTGTCATAGTCAAAGTAAAGAATAAGGTTCCCAATCAAGATGTCTCCGTACATTGGCATGGAGTTGAACAAAAAGGAACTCCTTTTATGGATGGTGTTCCTATGATAACACAGTGTCCTATAGCATATGGATCTATATATGAATATGCGTTTATAGCGTCTTCTCCGGGGACTTACTTCTATCATGCAGATTCAGGTAAGTAACAAGAACATTCTAGCTTATTATGCCAATATTTTTTAGCCGACTACGGCAAAGCCAAAAAGATTACGACGTTTGCAGTCTacatgtctgtttgtttttacGTATATATATAGATCTGTTTGTCTGGTATATGTTTTACTCTGTTTTACCTGACCACGGCAAAGCTAAAAAGTTCATGACGTCTGCAGTCTATGTATCTGTTTGTTTTTACGTACTATaaaggtctgtctgtctggtaTATGTTTTACCTGACTACGGCAAATCCATATGGTTATGATATTTGCAGTCTATGGATCTGTTTCTGTTTACGTATTATGTTAAAGATCTGTCTGTCTGGTATATGTTTTACCTGACTACGGTAAAGCCAAAAAGGTTATGATGTTTACAGTCTATGTACCTATCTGTTTGTTTTTACGTACTATGATAAAGATCTGTCTCTCTGGTATTGTTTTACCTGACTACAGCTAAGACAAAAAATTCATGACGTTTGCAGTCTATGTTACTGTTTGTTTTTACGTACTATGAtaaatatttgtctgtctggTATATGTTTTACCTGAGTTTGATGTTTGTAGTCTATCTATCTGTTTGTTTTTACGTAAGTTCTTCCATTCCATTTTGAAAAGCTAATCGATTTGTTAATAGTCGAttttaatcgatttatatatgataataatatgagaaattggTTAATAACCTGTAAACCACGATTTTACCGGTTTAACTCGCAGTAGGgtaacagttttttaaacttttgtttgttgttgttcgCGCATTACACTATATTGGTAAAGAAATGTTTGCGGTTTGTAAAGTGGTGTAAACGACCGCCCAAATTTGTTGAAAGTGTTTCATTACAGTTATTTACAATTCGAAATTTACAGTCTGTGAAATCATGCTATTTAGTGACCCGAATTTCGCGGACGAAATGTTGGGAAAGCTTTTTGTTCTAGCTTACTAGAAACTAGATATGTTCACCGACTGACGTCTATGTCTATTTAAAGCCAAATTCAACACGTACAACGGCGAAGCAAAGCCTTCTGTGACGTGGACAGATTTATATTGTAGATGAACTGCTATAAAAAAGGCTATTGAATAAACGGTGACGGTAttaggaaaaacaaaaaatcgtagtaaaactataaaataaagctcatcatcatcattatcagctgatggacgtccactgctagacataggcctcttgcatggaccgcCAAgtataacggtctcgagccgctagaatctagcgccttgggaccccaacgtccataggctTTTGAACAatgtagcctgcccattgccacttcagcttcgcgactcgctgatctatgtcagtgactttggttcgtctgcggatctcctcatttcatcagagaaactccaatcatagttcgctccatcgcccgctgagtgattttaagATAAAGACCAAGTTTCgtatccgtaggtcatcactggcaaaataaagctaaaatatattaattatcattaacttcCTCATTGTTCTAGTGGCTCCCCTATGTAGCTTCTGATAGGTTCAATACCTTGGTCGTGCCATGAAGTAATGAGCTtgtctttcttctaagaaatgcCCCCGTGCCTCTAAGAGCACGTTAGGCTTTCGATCATAGTCAATATCGTTACCATCTGATAATGATTTAGCACTAAGGTAcagaatgctcttccagcttctgtTGTCTCTATCACATATAATGTGATATCTTGTAATCAAGAATAATTAGGCACTTTCTTTGCGAGCGCGTTTCACAGTAACCTGCATTTTATCTACATCAGGTTTGCGTATGATAGCAACGAAGTGCCAGCCTAtcttaacataatataaagcaAAGTTGGATCATGCCAATGACGTGCACaaggattttaactagggtaggctttatacatacatattgtacaaaatggaaaattccacctccaatacaggtacgtAATGAATCGTAGGGTATGCATTctatttatgcatctatgaagtgcacgtcactggATCCAGCCATATGTACACTTAGCACTTTTTAAAGTACACAACAACAGCAATAAACAGTGATTCAAGAGCAAGGTTTTAGTTTTTACggaagtaggtactcgtagtagttataatgtttaatatttttcagttgctCATCAAAGCGATGGCGTGTACGGATCCTTTGTTGTGGGTCAACCTCAGCCTTCAGAGCCTCATTCGTCGCTATACGATTACGATAGAAGCGAAGATCACACGTTGATTGTTGGCGCGAAATTTGACGACCTTCT is part of the Bicyclus anynana chromosome 5, ilBicAnyn1.1, whole genome shotgun sequence genome and harbors:
- the LOC112053110 gene encoding uncharacterized protein LOC112053110 encodes the protein MRFITWIQKSFISCKHHLTNNSLESIIWLVNLVPSKAGFSILKETTSAPFWIVHFSLLFYVYVVGNVVYQVKFAQGAGDFIKSYVNISILIIASNNSYWFIMKRPLLRTVLEQVERNDRLASDCEFLKEKHVQLLSVIKKIVIALYGSNLLDAVFIYFPNRINLSNNYFSMSPCVGLEPLDKSPNRDICHAILLTQELSIATVLLHYQALLLFLIAHTTAMYKLLSAEMLAFDEYEDCQESSDIIKKRLPFLIERHALILDIIKNLKALYSMPIGVNFGSNAVCISLFFYLPLPEWLMFTPILFYCFLVFFLYCFLCQRLINASEHFENAIYSCGWEKFELNEKKTIYLMLLLAQKPVTLLAADIIPVNIYTFATTLQAMFKFVTVVKF